One genomic segment of Mesoterricola silvestris includes these proteins:
- the dctA gene encoding C4-dicarboxylate transporter DctA has protein sequence MVRRFASKLYNWVAVMIVLGALLGHFYPGVAVKMQPLADGFINLIKMLIPPVILCSVVLGIAGAGSIKKAGRVGAKAILYFEVVSTFALVIGLIMANVFGPGRSFHADPSKLDPRLVAGYVAQAHHMTVTDHLLKMIPKTLFSAFTDGDILQVLLISVLLGFSAAALPEKYKAPLIAMLENVSKMFFGVMKQILYLAPIGAGAAIAFTIGKFGLKSLVPMAQLIGLFYATCALFVIVVLGTIARLAGFNIFKVLRYIKGELLLVLATSSSESALIPLMTKMEHLGLSKSIVGLVIPTGYSFNLDGTNIYMTLASIFIAQAMGIELTLGQQLGILVVTMITSKGAAGVTGSGFITLAATLAVVPGIPVAGMALILGIDKFMSEARAITNHIGNCLAAVLMAIWEKELDWKRFNEVLNRHEDEPMPEVALAEE, from the coding sequence ATGGTCAGGAGATTTGCTTCCAAGCTGTACAACTGGGTCGCCGTGATGATCGTGCTGGGCGCCCTGCTGGGACACTTCTATCCCGGGGTGGCCGTGAAGATGCAGCCCCTGGCCGACGGGTTCATCAACCTCATCAAGATGCTCATCCCGCCGGTGATCCTCTGCAGCGTGGTGCTGGGCATCGCGGGGGCCGGCAGCATCAAGAAAGCCGGGCGGGTGGGCGCCAAGGCCATCCTCTACTTCGAGGTGGTGAGCACCTTCGCCCTGGTCATCGGCCTGATCATGGCCAACGTCTTCGGGCCGGGCCGGAGCTTCCACGCGGACCCCTCCAAGCTCGATCCCCGGCTGGTGGCGGGCTACGTGGCCCAGGCGCACCACATGACCGTCACCGACCACCTCCTGAAGATGATCCCCAAGACGCTGTTCAGCGCCTTCACCGACGGGGACATCCTCCAGGTGCTGCTCATCTCCGTGCTGCTGGGCTTCTCCGCGGCCGCCCTGCCGGAGAAGTACAAGGCGCCCCTCATCGCCATGCTCGAGAACGTCAGCAAGATGTTCTTCGGCGTCATGAAGCAGATCCTCTACCTGGCCCCCATCGGCGCCGGCGCGGCCATCGCCTTCACCATCGGCAAGTTCGGCCTGAAGTCCCTGGTGCCCATGGCCCAGCTCATCGGCCTGTTCTACGCCACCTGCGCGCTCTTCGTCATCGTGGTGCTGGGCACCATCGCCCGGCTTGCGGGCTTCAACATCTTCAAGGTGCTGCGCTACATCAAGGGCGAGCTCCTCCTGGTGCTGGCCACCAGCTCCTCGGAATCGGCCCTCATCCCCCTGATGACCAAGATGGAGCACCTGGGCCTGTCCAAGTCCATCGTGGGCCTGGTCATCCCCACGGGGTACTCCTTCAACCTTGACGGCACCAACATCTACATGACCCTGGCCTCCATCTTCATCGCCCAGGCCATGGGCATCGAGCTGACCCTCGGCCAGCAGCTGGGCATCCTGGTGGTGACCATGATCACCAGCAAGGGCGCAGCGGGCGTCACGGGCTCGGGCTTCATCACCCTGGCCGCCACCCTGGCGGTGGTGCCGGGCATCCCCGTGGCGGGCATGGCCCTCATCCTGGGCATCGACAAGTTCATGTCAGAGGCCCGGGCCATCACCAACCACATTGGCAACTGCCTGGCGGCCGTTCTCATGGCCATCTGGGAGAAGGAACTGGACTGGAAGCGCTTCAACGAGGTGCTGAACCGCCACGAGGACGAGCCCATGCCCGAGGTGGCGCTGGCGGAGGAGTAG
- a CDS encoding immunoglobulin domain-containing protein: MTVPALAIGALALPVLFTGCSSSKHDPDAPVAAPVITAQPANVNAVDGGTATLSVTATGDSLSYQWRRGGASLLGKTSATLTLNPVATTDAGSYTVVVTNTVNGRTATTTSAAAVLSIVAKAEAPVFTTSPAAASAVEGGSATFNALATGNGTVTYQWLKGGTALVNQTGAALTISPVTAADAGSYTVTATNTLNGTTAATTSAAAVLTVLPAATVPVIGTAPAAQTVLEGDSATFTVAATGNGALSYQWLLGGVPISGKTNAALTLSPVLLTDAGDYTVTVTNTLNGTTATATSAAATLTVTPKPVAVSITAQPQPAVVTAPAGATFSVTATGNNLSYAWKDGSGAAVGTDSPTLTVAATDLHTVSNSYTVTVTSGSTHVVSDAATLTVSAPKPVYAGDPTVTDTTRPYTVVSSFLTTAPADPSGSFRVGYDTAKLSPVWSSACFFPSAPWTFARPSDYPTDPRIAGSAISSDYSGTGYSRGHQTQFANLRDVYGPDAGASTMYMTNMCPQVQALNGGVWGDLETLTTQTLTAAFGRVWIYTGPIFSTPLVAPISAKNIPIATAFYKILVRETPAGPKVLALIVPHSTTVSGTAGPAVTMVDADLWKFATTVDRVQELTGLNFFPAPASPLPATFTSVVDVTGWGNTLEQGPNRPNVHIIKPSWDSTFTHVHNTTNAVTTIATSNAMVGDAVPFEGQATADPDAITGTTWNFGDGSATVTTPSTTHVFTTAGSYTASFTATDALGHTSTLSRVVTITSPTPTTPTFTTQPQTQTVFAGNAVFLSAAATGNGTVTYQWQKDSVDIPGATAATLKLTSVTTANSGTYTVIATNTSGSSALTATSNSAVLTVNAVPAKDMYEGFETGAKTSYTSGVVALGTGSWTLTDALLASSTANGGSTSDHFLGLAGVRLRNSAPGGKITMGFDWALGAQSVSVKVAKYGSEAPGPIGLFSSVDGGTTWVHVLPDATITSTTPTTVTWTVGIAGSVRFELRRMDATNNTLRSCIDDFYIVGY, translated from the coding sequence TTGACAGTTCCTGCGCTCGCCATCGGCGCGCTGGCGCTTCCGGTCCTCTTCACGGGCTGCTCCAGCAGCAAGCATGATCCGGACGCTCCGGTCGCCGCCCCCGTCATCACCGCCCAGCCCGCCAACGTGAACGCGGTAGACGGCGGCACCGCCACCCTGAGCGTGACGGCCACGGGCGATTCCCTCTCCTACCAGTGGCGGAGGGGCGGCGCGTCCCTCCTGGGCAAGACCTCGGCCACCCTGACCCTGAACCCCGTGGCCACCACGGACGCGGGCAGCTACACCGTGGTGGTCACCAACACCGTTAACGGCCGCACCGCGACCACCACCAGCGCCGCCGCGGTGCTGTCCATCGTCGCCAAGGCCGAGGCCCCCGTCTTCACCACCAGCCCCGCGGCCGCCTCGGCCGTGGAGGGCGGGTCGGCCACGTTCAACGCCCTGGCCACCGGCAACGGCACCGTGACCTACCAGTGGCTCAAGGGCGGCACCGCCCTGGTGAACCAGACCGGCGCCGCGCTCACGATCAGCCCGGTCACCGCCGCCGACGCCGGCAGCTACACCGTGACCGCCACCAACACCCTCAACGGCACCACTGCAGCCACCACCAGCGCCGCGGCCGTCCTCACCGTCCTGCCCGCGGCCACCGTCCCGGTCATCGGCACGGCCCCCGCCGCCCAGACCGTCCTGGAAGGCGATTCCGCCACCTTCACCGTCGCCGCCACCGGCAACGGCGCCCTGAGCTACCAGTGGCTCCTGGGTGGCGTGCCCATCAGCGGCAAGACCAACGCGGCCCTCACCCTGAGCCCCGTGCTGCTCACGGACGCCGGCGACTACACCGTCACCGTCACCAACACCCTGAACGGCACCACGGCCACCGCCACCAGCGCCGCCGCCACCCTCACGGTGACCCCCAAGCCGGTCGCGGTCTCCATCACCGCCCAGCCCCAGCCCGCCGTCGTCACGGCCCCCGCCGGCGCCACCTTCTCGGTGACCGCCACGGGCAACAACCTCTCCTACGCCTGGAAGGACGGCTCCGGCGCGGCCGTGGGCACCGATTCCCCCACGCTCACCGTGGCCGCCACCGACCTGCACACCGTCTCCAACAGCTACACCGTGACCGTGACCAGCGGCTCGACCCACGTGGTCAGCGACGCCGCGACCCTCACCGTCTCCGCCCCCAAGCCCGTCTACGCCGGCGACCCCACCGTCACCGACACGACCCGGCCGTACACCGTCGTCTCCTCCTTCCTCACCACGGCCCCCGCGGATCCCTCCGGTTCCTTCCGGGTGGGCTACGACACCGCCAAGCTTTCCCCGGTGTGGTCCTCCGCGTGCTTCTTCCCCAGCGCCCCCTGGACCTTCGCCCGTCCTTCCGACTACCCCACGGATCCCCGCATCGCCGGTTCGGCCATCTCGTCCGACTATTCCGGCACGGGCTACAGCCGCGGCCACCAGACCCAGTTCGCGAACCTGAGGGACGTCTACGGCCCCGACGCCGGCGCCTCCACGATGTACATGACCAACATGTGCCCGCAGGTGCAGGCCCTCAACGGCGGCGTCTGGGGTGACCTGGAAACGCTCACCACCCAGACCCTCACCGCCGCCTTCGGCCGGGTCTGGATCTACACCGGTCCCATCTTCAGCACCCCGCTGGTGGCCCCCATCAGCGCCAAGAACATCCCCATCGCCACCGCCTTCTACAAGATCCTGGTGCGCGAGACCCCGGCCGGCCCCAAGGTCCTGGCCCTCATCGTCCCCCACAGCACCACGGTCTCCGGCACCGCCGGCCCCGCCGTGACCATGGTGGACGCCGACCTCTGGAAGTTCGCCACCACCGTGGACCGGGTGCAGGAACTCACCGGCCTGAACTTCTTCCCGGCCCCCGCCTCCCCCCTGCCCGCGACCTTCACCTCCGTGGTGGACGTCACCGGATGGGGCAACACCCTCGAACAGGGCCCCAACCGCCCCAACGTGCACATCATCAAGCCCAGCTGGGATTCCACCTTCACCCACGTGCACAACACCACCAACGCCGTGACGACCATCGCCACCTCCAACGCCATGGTGGGCGACGCGGTGCCCTTCGAGGGCCAGGCGACGGCCGATCCCGATGCCATCACCGGCACCACCTGGAACTTCGGTGACGGCAGCGCCACGGTCACCACCCCCTCCACCACCCACGTGTTCACGACGGCGGGCTCGTACACGGCCAGCTTCACGGCCACCGACGCCCTGGGCCACACCAGCACCCTCTCCCGGGTGGTCACCATCACCAGCCCCACCCCCACCACGCCCACCTTCACCACCCAGCCCCAGACCCAGACGGTCTTCGCCGGCAATGCGGTGTTCCTCTCCGCGGCCGCCACCGGCAACGGCACCGTCACCTACCAGTGGCAGAAGGATTCCGTGGACATCCCCGGCGCCACCGCCGCCACCCTGAAGCTGACCAGCGTGACCACGGCCAACAGCGGCACCTACACCGTGATCGCCACCAACACGAGCGGTTCCTCCGCCCTCACCGCCACCAGCAACAGCGCCGTCCTGACCGTGAACGCCGTTCCCGCCAAGGACATGTATGAAGGCTTCGAGACCGGCGCCAAGACGTCGTACACTTCGGGGGTCGTGGCCCTGGGCACCGGTTCCTGGACCCTCACCGACGCCCTCCTGGCCTCCTCCACCGCCAATGGCGGCAGCACCAGCGATCACTTCCTGGGCCTCGCCGGCGTTCGCCTGCGCAACTCCGCCCCCGGCGGCAAGATCACCATGGGCTTCGACTGGGCCCTGGGCGCCCAGAGCGTTTCCGTGAAGGTCGCCAAGTACGGCTCCGAGGCCCCCGGCCCCATCGGCCTCTTCTCCTCCGTGGACGGCGGCACCACCTGGGTCCACGTCCTGCCCGACGCCACCATCACGTCCACCACTCCGACCACGGTCACCTGGACGGTGGGCATCGCCGGTTCGGTTCGCTTCGAACTCCGCCGCATGGACGCCACCAACAACACCCTGCGTTCCTGCATCGACGACTTCTACATCGTGGGCTACTAA
- a CDS encoding putative Ig domain-containing protein has translation MFTRLTPRGTGKALAYVGTGISLGLVSMQLGCTNSNKAFETPSPNISSFLICQPKQGTWDSTATRTVNIAKGGTVLIRANFATTGGTALITPGNLTPTTNGIITLNGITSTTVYTLTVTSAKGEVSTSTVTATVLPAPSNLTYAVPDATYYKDVFVGTNAVSVTGGGTYTYSVTPALPAGMTLDATSGAISGAPQAMSSATAYTVTAVDSVGQSTTGTVSIKVLATPVTFTESVRAVVKGDSATLTWDATSVAGLFKGATLTANPADATLPATIDLAGSITVTPTATTTYTLSLTPAAGGAPVTRTLGLTVGSGPFSFVDFKASPAVTEFDGSSVLTWDYLNTPDTLTLDGADVLSLTSKTVSPIRRQTYTLTGGNALNTTNATITTAVAAKGFDLLAGSTAGPGYLDGTGATARFGLNSAAISGTTAASMNLSVDPSDNIYVADSLLANVRMISPTGVVTTLAGKAGVPWINTTISGDGSGNGTAARFKNPAHVLYVDANTLYVTDYYTNSVRKLAKQGDGSWTVSTFAGTVGTYGDSSKQLLDDPLCSVLYNGKLYIASAYDSSIRIFDPAAAAGSQFTVLAGGNGAASYGLKDATGSLALFRTLSSMAIDPANGTLYVADRENHAIRQVTQAGVVTTIAGAYPTATAGNVDGSGLNARFARPAGIVRASNGTLFVADNNNHTIRKMVYNAGTSAWDVTTIAGTGVAGYKEGAGTQAAFNGPEGITLDSAGNLYVADAVNALIRKLTPSADATPVYTTSPFAGSRDSGTTDETIATARFYNPNGVAVDANNTIYIADEANDVVRKITPDGTVSTIGTGYTFTDPYCLTVDGNQNVYVLDRLATTIKVVKIDTAGVATPITLGYTFTANTPRGIAVTSDGASLFIAHATAIRKFTVATGAQAPANIASQGSVNGLAVDGTSVYWTDFSLHSVKKASQDFSTTPTVTVVAGGNTSSTSGFVDGSCVPSTGTARFFNPVNLAILKDPVTGSAKYIYVVDQSNHAIRKIDVGASLVSTVVGATETVTNFNGSTSLVPAHLNTTRGTLGTAGTSGLYFPKGLGITPAGDLIVTSGDSVMQITAPEGQ, from the coding sequence ATGTTCACCCGCTTGACCCCCCGAGGTACCGGCAAGGCCCTGGCCTATGTGGGCACCGGAATCAGCCTGGGCCTCGTGTCCATGCAGCTGGGCTGCACCAACTCGAACAAGGCGTTCGAGACCCCCTCCCCCAACATCTCGTCCTTCCTCATCTGCCAGCCCAAGCAGGGCACCTGGGACAGCACCGCCACCCGCACCGTGAACATCGCCAAGGGCGGCACCGTCCTCATCCGCGCCAACTTCGCCACCACGGGCGGCACGGCCCTCATCACCCCGGGCAACCTCACCCCCACCACCAACGGCATCATCACCCTCAACGGCATCACGTCCACCACGGTCTACACCCTCACCGTGACCAGCGCCAAGGGCGAGGTGAGCACCAGCACCGTGACCGCCACGGTCCTGCCGGCCCCCTCCAACCTCACCTACGCCGTGCCCGACGCCACGTACTACAAGGACGTCTTCGTGGGCACCAACGCGGTGAGCGTGACCGGCGGCGGCACCTACACCTACTCGGTCACCCCCGCGCTTCCCGCCGGCATGACCCTCGACGCCACCTCCGGCGCCATTTCCGGGGCCCCCCAGGCCATGAGCTCCGCCACGGCCTACACCGTCACCGCCGTGGACTCCGTGGGCCAGAGCACCACGGGCACGGTGTCCATCAAGGTCCTGGCCACCCCCGTGACCTTCACGGAAAGCGTCCGGGCCGTGGTCAAGGGCGATTCCGCCACCCTGACCTGGGACGCCACCTCCGTGGCGGGCCTGTTCAAGGGGGCCACCCTCACCGCCAACCCCGCGGACGCCACCCTCCCGGCCACCATCGACCTGGCGGGCAGCATCACCGTCACCCCCACCGCCACCACCACCTACACCCTCTCCCTCACGCCCGCCGCCGGGGGCGCCCCGGTGACCCGCACCCTGGGCCTGACCGTGGGTTCCGGCCCCTTCTCCTTCGTGGACTTCAAGGCCTCCCCGGCGGTCACGGAGTTCGACGGCTCCAGCGTACTCACCTGGGACTACCTGAACACCCCCGACACCCTCACCCTGGACGGCGCCGACGTGCTCAGCCTCACGTCCAAGACCGTGAGCCCCATCCGCCGCCAGACCTACACCCTCACCGGCGGCAACGCCCTCAACACCACCAACGCCACCATCACCACGGCGGTCGCCGCCAAGGGCTTCGACCTGCTGGCCGGCAGCACCGCCGGCCCCGGCTACCTGGACGGCACGGGCGCCACCGCCCGCTTCGGCCTGAACTCCGCGGCCATCAGCGGCACCACCGCCGCCTCCATGAACCTGTCCGTGGATCCCAGCGACAACATCTACGTGGCGGACAGCCTCCTCGCCAATGTGCGCATGATCAGCCCCACCGGCGTGGTCACCACCCTGGCGGGCAAGGCCGGAGTGCCCTGGATCAACACCACCATCAGCGGCGACGGCAGCGGCAACGGCACCGCCGCCCGGTTCAAGAACCCCGCCCACGTCCTGTACGTGGACGCCAACACCCTCTACGTGACCGACTACTACACCAACTCCGTGCGCAAGCTGGCCAAGCAGGGGGATGGATCCTGGACGGTTTCCACCTTTGCGGGCACCGTGGGCACCTACGGGGATTCCAGCAAGCAGCTCCTGGACGACCCCCTCTGTTCCGTTCTCTACAATGGCAAACTCTACATCGCCTCCGCCTATGACTCGTCCATCCGGATCTTCGATCCGGCGGCGGCCGCAGGCAGCCAGTTCACCGTGCTTGCGGGCGGAAACGGCGCGGCCAGCTATGGCCTCAAGGACGCCACCGGAAGCCTCGCCCTGTTCCGGACCCTTTCGTCCATGGCCATCGACCCCGCCAACGGCACCCTCTACGTGGCCGACCGGGAGAACCACGCCATCCGTCAGGTGACCCAGGCCGGCGTGGTGACCACCATCGCCGGGGCCTATCCCACCGCCACCGCCGGGAACGTGGACGGCAGCGGCCTCAACGCCCGCTTCGCCCGCCCCGCGGGCATCGTCCGGGCCAGCAACGGCACCCTGTTCGTGGCGGACAACAACAACCACACCATCCGCAAGATGGTCTACAACGCCGGGACCTCCGCCTGGGACGTCACCACCATCGCCGGCACCGGCGTGGCGGGCTACAAGGAGGGCGCCGGCACCCAGGCGGCCTTCAACGGGCCCGAGGGCATCACCCTGGATTCCGCGGGCAACCTCTATGTGGCCGATGCCGTCAATGCCCTGATCCGCAAGCTGACCCCGTCCGCGGACGCCACCCCGGTGTACACCACCTCGCCCTTCGCGGGCTCCCGGGATTCGGGCACCACCGACGAGACCATCGCCACCGCCCGGTTCTACAACCCCAACGGCGTGGCCGTGGACGCCAACAACACCATCTACATCGCCGACGAGGCCAACGACGTGGTGCGCAAGATCACCCCCGACGGCACCGTGAGCACCATCGGCACCGGCTACACCTTTACCGATCCCTACTGCCTCACCGTGGACGGGAACCAGAACGTGTACGTCCTGGACCGCCTGGCGACCACCATCAAGGTGGTGAAGATCGACACCGCGGGCGTGGCCACCCCGATCACCCTGGGCTACACCTTCACCGCCAACACGCCCCGGGGCATCGCGGTCACCAGCGACGGCGCCAGCCTCTTCATCGCCCACGCCACGGCCATCCGCAAGTTCACCGTGGCCACCGGCGCCCAGGCCCCCGCCAACATCGCCAGCCAGGGTTCCGTCAACGGCCTGGCCGTGGACGGCACCTCCGTCTACTGGACGGACTTCAGCCTCCACTCCGTCAAGAAGGCCAGCCAGGACTTCAGCACCACCCCGACCGTGACGGTCGTGGCCGGCGGCAACACCTCCTCCACCTCCGGCTTCGTGGACGGCTCCTGCGTGCCCAGCACCGGCACGGCCCGGTTCTTCAACCCCGTGAACCTGGCCATCCTGAAGGACCCCGTCACCGGCAGCGCCAAGTACATCTATGTGGTGGACCAGTCCAACCACGCCATCCGGAAGATCGACGTGGGCGCCTCCCTGGTGAGCACCGTCGTGGGCGCCACCGAGACGGTGACGAACTTCAACGGCAGCACCAGCCTCGTGCCCGCCCACCTCAACACCACCCGGGGCACCCTGGGCACCGCCGGCACCTCCGGCCTCTACTTCCCCAAGGGCCTTGGGATCACCCCCGCCGGCGACCTCATCGTCACCTCCGGCGACAGCGTCATGCAGATCACGGCCCCCGAAGGCCAGTAA
- a CDS encoding carboxymuconolactone decarboxylase family protein — protein sequence MEARFDFSKVAGDGYKAMLGVHGYVQHSGLDLGLLELVKIRASQMNGCAFCLAMHIPLGRQHGVTEDQLNLLVAWREAPVFSDRERAALAWTESLTRLEGGDVPDAVYEQACAQFSTREIADLSFAVAEINAWNRLMVCSRTPPQLAPAQH from the coding sequence ATGGAAGCACGATTCGATTTCTCAAAGGTCGCCGGCGACGGCTACAAGGCCATGCTGGGGGTCCACGGCTACGTGCAGCACAGCGGGCTGGACCTGGGCCTCCTGGAGCTGGTGAAGATCCGCGCCTCCCAGATGAACGGCTGCGCCTTCTGTCTGGCCATGCACATCCCCCTGGGGCGCCAGCACGGCGTCACGGAGGACCAGCTGAACCTGCTGGTGGCCTGGCGGGAGGCCCCGGTGTTCAGCGACCGGGAACGGGCCGCCCTGGCCTGGACCGAGAGCCTGACCCGCCTGGAGGGCGGCGACGTCCCGGACGCGGTGTACGAGCAGGCCTGCGCCCAGTTCTCCACCCGGGAGATCGCGGATCTCTCCTTCGCCGTGGCGGAGATCAACGCCTGGAACCGCCTGATGGTGTGCTCCAGGACCCCGCCCCAGCTCGCGCCCGCCCAGCACTGA
- a CDS encoding elongation factor G, protein MPEAAALPFPPRPQGRPVRTLGILAHVDAGKTTLTEQMLFASGAIRALGSVDLGTAHTDGMEVERERGISVRSAVTTFPWRQVEINLIDTPGHVDFGAEVERSLRVLDGAVLVLSAVEGIQAQTAVLWKALRRMGIPTIIFINKTDRMGADPAGVLAQVQRRLTPLALVLPCPGEAFPQCPGNDWAQTVERVAEQDETILGHWAEGRPVAPELLRERMADLARGGSLHPVLFGAALKGQGVEPLLDAMVDCLPAPAGDVEGPVSGLVFKLEHDKTMGRIAYVRLFGGELRNRDAVANATQGTLEKITQIRRVRVQRHEDAGLLQAGDIGSVCGLQARIGDVLGDAGGVPEGCALAVPLLTVQAFAAQEADFPRLVAALRELADEDPMLGLEWLRDERELHLRIMGVIQMEVLTSLLATRFGLEARFGPPSVIYRETPSGAGEGYVEYTMPKPCWAVMKFALEPGEPGSGVAFASTVRNDAMLLRYQNQVENALPGALKQGLHGWEVTDIRITLVEGQHHLVHTHPLDFAVATPMGIMNGLEATGTTLLEPMLACTITVPAALGNRVIGDILQMRGTFEAPALEGGEFTVEATIPVATSLDYPTRLGSLSGGRGVLSTRFAGYQPCPLELGATSPRRGIDPRDQAKYILAARKAL, encoded by the coding sequence ATGCCCGAAGCTGCCGCCCTGCCCTTTCCGCCGCGTCCCCAGGGGCGGCCCGTGCGCACCCTGGGGATCCTGGCCCACGTGGATGCGGGGAAGACGACGCTCACGGAGCAGATGCTCTTCGCCAGCGGCGCCATCCGGGCCCTGGGGAGCGTGGACCTGGGCACGGCGCACACGGACGGCATGGAGGTGGAACGGGAGCGGGGCATCTCGGTACGCTCGGCGGTCACCACCTTCCCCTGGCGCCAAGTGGAGATCAATCTCATCGATACGCCGGGCCACGTGGATTTCGGGGCGGAGGTGGAGCGGTCGCTGCGGGTCCTGGACGGCGCGGTGCTGGTGCTTTCGGCGGTGGAGGGGATCCAGGCCCAGACGGCGGTGCTGTGGAAGGCCCTGCGCCGCATGGGCATCCCCACGATCATCTTCATCAACAAGACCGACCGCATGGGGGCGGATCCGGCGGGGGTCCTGGCCCAGGTGCAGCGCCGGCTGACGCCCCTGGCCCTGGTGCTGCCCTGCCCGGGGGAGGCCTTTCCGCAGTGCCCAGGCAACGACTGGGCGCAGACGGTGGAGCGGGTGGCGGAGCAGGACGAGACGATCCTCGGGCACTGGGCCGAAGGCCGGCCCGTGGCGCCGGAGCTGCTGCGGGAGCGCATGGCGGACCTGGCCCGGGGGGGGAGCCTTCACCCGGTGCTCTTCGGGGCGGCCCTCAAGGGACAGGGGGTGGAGCCGCTCCTGGACGCCATGGTGGACTGCCTGCCGGCGCCGGCGGGGGACGTGGAGGGCCCGGTGTCGGGCCTGGTGTTCAAGCTGGAGCACGACAAGACCATGGGGCGCATCGCCTACGTGCGGCTCTTCGGCGGGGAGCTGAGGAACCGGGACGCGGTGGCCAACGCCACCCAGGGGACCCTGGAGAAGATCACCCAGATCCGCCGGGTGCGCGTCCAGCGCCACGAGGACGCGGGCCTGCTGCAGGCCGGGGACATCGGGTCCGTGTGCGGGCTCCAGGCCCGCATCGGGGATGTCCTGGGGGATGCGGGAGGCGTGCCGGAGGGCTGCGCCCTGGCGGTGCCGCTCCTGACGGTGCAGGCCTTCGCCGCCCAGGAGGCGGATTTCCCGCGGCTGGTGGCGGCCCTGCGCGAGCTCGCCGACGAGGATCCCATGCTGGGGCTGGAGTGGCTCCGGGACGAGCGGGAGCTGCACCTGCGCATCATGGGCGTCATCCAGATGGAGGTGCTCACGAGCCTCCTGGCCACGCGCTTCGGCCTGGAGGCGCGGTTCGGGCCGCCTTCGGTCATCTACCGGGAGACCCCGTCCGGGGCGGGGGAGGGCTACGTGGAATACACCATGCCCAAGCCCTGCTGGGCCGTGATGAAGTTCGCCCTGGAACCCGGGGAGCCGGGCTCGGGGGTCGCCTTCGCCTCCACCGTGCGCAACGACGCCATGCTCCTGCGCTACCAGAACCAGGTGGAGAACGCCCTGCCCGGGGCCCTGAAACAGGGCCTCCACGGCTGGGAGGTGACGGATATCCGCATCACCCTGGTGGAGGGCCAGCACCACCTGGTGCACACGCACCCCCTGGACTTCGCCGTCGCCACGCCCATGGGCATCATGAACGGGCTCGAGGCCACCGGCACCACCCTCCTGGAACCCATGCTGGCCTGCACCATCACCGTGCCCGCCGCCCTGGGGAACCGCGTGATCGGGGACATCCTCCAGATGCGGGGCACCTTCGAGGCGCCGGCCCTGGAGGGGGGCGAATTCACGGTGGAGGCCACGATCCCCGTGGCCACGTCCCTGGACTACCCCACCCGCCTGGGCTCCCTCAGCGGCGGGCGCGGGGTGCTCTCCACGCGCTTCGCGGGGTACCAGCCCTGCCCCCTGGAGCTCGGCGCCACCAGCCCCCGCCGGGGCATCGACCCCCGGGACCAGGCGAAGTACATCCTGGCGGCCCGGAAGGCCCTGTGA